CGCCGTAAACATGCTCCGATGCATCATAAATGATGACCGCGTCGAATTCGATGCCTTTAGCCAAATATGCTGGTACGACAATAACACCTTGCTCATATTCCATTGAACCGATCTTTAACAGCTTGATGTCATCAATTGCCGATAAGGCTTCAAATGCACTTCTGCTTTCCTCGGCTGATTTGCCTATGATTGCAATGGTGTTATAGCCGGCGTCTTGGTAATCAGCGACTTTGGAAACGATGCTGCGGTGCAGCTCTACATGATTATCCACTTGCTTCAGAACTGGCTTGTCGCCTTCGCGTTCGAAGGGGACGATCTGATCTCCATTTGGCACTAATTTCCGTGTGAACTCAATGATCGGCTTTGTAGATCGGTAGCTTCTTGCCATATTGATCACTTCCGTTTCATCGGAACCAAATATATTTGTAAGTATATTGAAATCAGAAGTATCACTTGCATGGGCGAATATCGCCTGATTAAAATCACCTAACACCGTCATCTTTGCTGATGGAAACAATCGCCTCAAAAACTCGAATTGAAAAGGTGAATAATCTTGCGCTTCGTCAACGACGATATGTTTAATTGTACGATTCGCCTGAAAGCCCTTGATAAGCTCATTCAATAATAAAAATGGCGTAGCATCTTCGTAATACAATTGATCTTCATCCAACATAGTTAGGGTAGCTTGGCAGATGGCTGGCCATTCCGTAGGTGTGTCCCCGTTCATCCATTGTTTTATTGCCAGAGGATCGGCGAATAGCTGCTTATAGATGCCCTTCATATCGATGAATTCAAATTCCCGAACCTGTTTCCGTAAAGGCTTTAATCTCTGCTGTACAATCAATTGGGACAGTTCTTTGGTGTCCATCTCATAATCGGCGATGGAGTCTCTTTTAAACCCGCGCTTTTTTGCTAAGTACGCATGTGCTTTGTTATATTCCTCATCGCTAAGCAGTTCGATTCTCTCCTGCACCCAAGATTCATGCTGTTCAACTTTTTGTGCTTCTTTTAGTTTGTTCAGCAGCCAATCCTTCAGCTTTTCAAGCCGATTATGGAAGCGGAGGGAAGTATCTTTCCGGTAAAACCGTTCGGCAATTTGCTCCCCGGATACAATCGTTTTTCCTCGTAAGAGTAAGTCTTTGAATAGTATGCCGGAACCCTCTAATGATTCTCTATAGGCTTCAATCGCTTCGAAGAAGAGGGGTGAAGCCTTGAATCGGATGCTTGCTACCCTTGACTGATAGGAAGGAGAATCCGTTGCAGTTAGAACGTATTCTAATTGAACATAAGGATTTTCAACTTGATAATTCTTGCTTAACCGATGATTTACATATTCCTGAAAGGTCACTTGTTGCATATTCTCTTCACCGAGCTCGGGCAGTACATTGGACACGTAGCTGTTGAACAATGTGTTCGGTGAAAATAGAATGATCTGGTCGGCATTCAGACTGTCACGGTATTTGTAGAGCAAATAAGCGATCCGTTGCAAGGCGGCTGATGTCTTACCGCTGCCGGCAGGTCCATGAACGATAAGAAGCTTTCGGTGATCATGCCGGATGATCCTGTTTTGCTCTTGTTGAATCGTAGCAACGATGCTGTGCATATGTTTGTTAGTGCCTTTGCCTAGCACTTGCTGCAGTACCTCGTCTCCAATTGTGAGACTCGTGTCAAACATCGATTGCAGAACTCCGCCGCGAATAAGATATTGCCACTTTTTCTCCAATCTGCCTTGGATTACGCCGCCGGGGGTTACATATGAAGCGTCGCCTGGCTGATAATCATAGTAGACACTAGAAATCGGTGCCCGCCAGTCGTAGATAAGGAAGTCTTCACCACTATCATCAGATAACGTGGCAATTCCAATATAGACTTGTTCTTCAGTTGTCTCGCCTTCTTCAATGAAATCAATTCGGCCAAAGTAAGGAGCTTCGCTCATCCGATGCAACGTCGCCAATCGTTTGGAAGCATGACGATGAGTCGTTTGGCTGACAGCCAGTGCTTGCGCTTCTTGTCGTAATCCGATAATTGTTTCTAGGTAATCGTCAAACGTATCCAAATTGACTTTGACTTCATCCCAGAAATGCTTTCGGATCTGTACAACCTCATTCCGTTGACGTGACGTGTCCTCCTCCAATTGGCGAATCCGTCCCGTAATGACTTTCATAACTTCGTCCACTCTTTGCTGCTCCCGTTGAAAATTTGACTCCATTGCAAACACTCCTTTAAGAAAATGAGTAAAAGGGTTGACCGATAAATAGGTTATGAGGTATACTTAAAGTAGGGATAATATATTCATATTAATTAAAATGAGGACTATCTTTATAAACTTACCATAAAATTTCGTTCTGTTCAATGGGCGAACCTAATTCTATAATTATTGATTACTACAACCTCTTCTCGAGCAACTTCGGGAAGGGGTTTTTTGTTGTGAAGTTTGAATCATCATATCAGGCAGACTACTAATAGTAAGCGTGAATTTTCGATTTTTTTATAGTAATAGGTTTATTGAAAGGCTAACTGGGTAAGTAGATAGGTAGGTAAGTAAATTTTAGTAAGAAGTGCTTCAAATTGAGGAGGAGATGAGGAAGTGTTCAGGAAAAAACTTATGCCGTTGTTCTTTGTTATGTTGCTGATCCTGTCAGGATGTGCCGGCTTCAAGACCGGAGACAGTAAGAGCGCGGACAGCGGGGATAAAGTTGTTATCGATTTTTGGAGCTTCTGGGGCTCTGAGATCAGGCGCCCGGTCATCGATAAGATCGTAGCGGATTTCAATGAATCTCAGGATAAGATTGAAGTGAAGCATACATTTGTTCCATGGGGAGACATATGGACGAAGGAGCTGGCAGCAATCGCGGCCAAGAACCCGCCTGATGTCGTCATTAACGACATCAATGCAACAGCGCTCCGCGGCCAGAAGAATCAAGCGATGAACCTATCGCAGTTCCTTGAAAAAGACGATATTTCGGATCGATTCTATGAAGAACTTTGGAATGCAACTCTTTACGAAGGAGATTCATATGGCATTCCCTTCAATACAGATACAAGAATTCTATTTTACAATAAAACAGCTTTCAAAGAGGCTGGATTAGACCCGGAAAAGCCACCTGCTACTTGGGAAGAGCTTTGGGAGTATGCGGAAAAACTGGATGTTAAGAACGGAGATACATATGATCGGATCGGGTTTTATCCACTCTGGGGAGTGAACTCGGATGTGTGGATGCTGAACTCAGACGGAAAAAACTTCTTCGATGAAGACGGTGCCCCGATTATCGATACGGAAGCGAACCGGGAAACGCTTGAATGGGTATTGGATTGGCATGAGAAGTACGGGGCCAATACGATCAATTCCTATAAGTCGCAAATCGACAGCCAGCAAGGGAACCCGTTCTTTAACGGCAAACTTGCGATGTATGTGAATACACCGACATTTTACACGCAGATCCGCGATTATGCGCCGGACCTCGATTTTGGTGTAGCGATGTTGCCTGAACGTGAGCCGGGAAGCGGCAATACAAGTTGGGGCGGCGGTTTCGTCGCTGAGATTCCGCAAGGTTCTAAGCATCCGGAAGAAGCATGGGAATTCATCAAGCATTTGACGGATGCAGAAGCGCAGGAATACTGGGCTGTGAAAAACTTCGACAACGTTGCGAATATCGAAGCTGCTGAAAATGCGGCTAAAAACAGTGAAATGCCGGACAGGGACAAAGTTGTTTACCAAATGGCAATCGATAATATGGAAAATACGCTCCTGACGCCTGTGCCTGTGAACGCGCCGGATTTCATGAATTTAGTCAATCCCGAATTGGATTCGATTCTCCTTGGAAAGAAATCTATTGAACAGGGGTTGAAGGACGCACAGCAATCCCTTGAAAAACTGATAGAGAAAAGCAAGTGAACGGAAGCATGAGGAGAGCAAAGAAGCTCTCCTCGTTTTTACTACGTAAAGACTTCACAGGGAGGGGAATTGATTGCGGAAGAAATTAAATTATAAACGGATGGAAGGGCTGCAAGGATATGTTTTCATACTTCCTTGGATAGTCGGATTTATCGCCTTCACGGCGGGACCGCTCATCTTTTCGTTTGCGGCGAGTTTCACGAACTACAATATTACATCCCAGATGGATTTCGTCGGATTTGAAAACTACGAAAATCTGTTCACTGCCGATAATCTATTTTGGACATCCTTATATAACACCCTCTATTACGTGCTGTTTTCCATCCCGCTCACGACAGCCGGGGCGATCTTTTTATCGGCCTTGCTCAACCAAGACGTACCGGGCATCCGGTTCTTCAGGACGATCTACTATTTACCGGCAGTACTCTCAGGGGTAGGGGTTTACCTTCTCTGGATGCAGTTGCTCGATCCGGGAACTGGTTTGGTGAACACCGCCCTCGGATGGTTCGGTATTCCGGGTCCAAATTGGCTGTTTGATCCCGATTGGACGAAGCCGGCACTTATTTTCATGAAGATGTGGAGTGTTGGAGGAGGAATGCTTCTCTACCTTGCGAGCATGCAAGGGGTATCGAAATCATTATATGAAGCGGCGAAAATTGATGGCGCGAGCAGCTGGCAGCAATTCCGGTTTATTACAATCCCGATGATTACGCCAGTCATTTTTTTTGATATTGTCACGAGCTTAATCGGCGGCTTCCAAATTTTCCAGGAGGCATATGTTATGTCGAATGGTGAGGGCGGACCGGTGAATTCCATGCTGTTCTATAACTTATACATGTGGAAAAAAGCGTTCGAATCGTTCGATATGGGCTATGCGATGGCGATGTCTTGGATTCTCTTTATCATCGTTTTCATAATTACAATCATCAACTTGAAGCTTGCACCGCGCTGGGTTCATTACGAAGGGGAGGAGAGATGATGGAGGAAGTTGAAGTGGCAGCAAAAAAGAGGGATGCGAGGCGGTCGGCTTCAGCACCCGCTTATTTTGACAATATACATACAAAAAGAAAGCTCCTTTCGCTCATTAATTTCATACTGCTCGCAGCCGGAAGCCTCCTCATCCTGTCACCGATCTGGTGGATGATTTCAACTTCCCTTAAATCGATGGCGGAAGTGATGACGTATCCGCCAACGTTTTACCCTCATGAGTGGAATTGGGGCAACTATATCAAAACATGGAAGGCAGCTCCATTCGATACCTATGCGATCAATACAATTACGATAACGATGCTTGTCGTGATCGGGAGCGTCCTCGTAAACTCATTCATCGCATATGGCTTTGCTAAAGTGCCATTTAAGGGGAGGGGCATCCTATTTGCCGTTGTCCTATCGACGATGATGATTCCGGGATTTGTAACGCTCATTCCGCAATATGTCCTATTCTCAAAACTGCAATGGATCAATACGTATTATCCGCTTGTTGTTCCAGCCTTTTTCGGAAGTGCATTTTTCATCTTCCTTCTCCGGCAGTTTTACATGACGATTCCGAACGAGCTGATCGAAGCGGCCAAAATAGAAGGGGCGAGCCATTTCCGCATTTGGTGGACGATTGGTCTTCCGCTTACGAAGCCGGCGCTTGCGACCGTAGCGATCTTTTCCTTCAATGGCGCATGGAACGACTTTTTAGGGCCGCTCCTTTATTTGAACGATGAGAGCCTTTATACGCTCCAGCTCGGACTGCAAGTGTTCAAAGGAGAAATGAATACACAATGGAACTATCTAATGGCGGGGTCGCTCCTCGTACTCCTACCTGTCATCATTCTGTTTTTCTTCTTCCAGAAGTACTTCATCCAAGGCATTAACTTGCAGTCTGGAGGGAAGTGACGAGTAGCCTGTGATCATTAACGAAAGAGGGTATCCGAATGTCAAAAATTGTGTTAAAAAACGTATATAAGCATTTCGATAAAAAGGTGACTGCCGTCTCCGATTTTAATCTGACCGTGGAAGACGGTGAATTCATCGTTCTCGTCGGACCTTCTGGATGTGGGAAATCGACCGTTCTGCGGATGATTGCAGGCTTGGAGGAAATTTCATCCGGTGAATTTTACATCGACGGGAAGCTGATGAATGATGTCCCGCCGAAAAACCGGGATATCGCGATGGTCTTCCAAAACTATGCTCTCTACCCGCATATGACGGTCTTTGATAATATGGCTTTCGGGTTGAAGATTAGGAAGTTCCAAAAGGACAAAATAAAGAAGCGTGTAGAAGAGGCGGCTGAACTATTAGGACTTGAGGATCTTCTTCATCGGAAACCGAAGGCGCTGTCGGGCGGGCAAAGGCAACGTGTCGCACTTGGACGATCAATTGTCAGGGACGCCAAACTGTTTCTTATGGATGAACCGCTTTCAAACCTTGATGCGAAGCTGCGTTTCCAAATGCGCGCTGAAATCGCTAAGCTACATCAGCGGCTGAAAACGACTTCGATTTATGTCACACATGATCAGACGGAAGCAATGACAATGGCGAGCCGAATCATCATCATGAAGGATGGTGTCATCCAACAGATTGGAACGCCCAAAGACGTATACGATAACCCGGAAAACACGTTTGTTGGCGGCTTCATCGGCTCGCCTTCCATGAACTTTTTTGATGGAAGGATTGTGGATAGCCAATTCGTAGCGGATGATGTATATATTACTA
The sequence above is drawn from the Sporosarcina luteola genome and encodes:
- the helD gene encoding RNA polymerase recycling motor HelD; amino-acid sequence: MESNFQREQQRVDEVMKVITGRIRQLEEDTSRQRNEVVQIRKHFWDEVKVNLDTFDDYLETIIGLRQEAQALAVSQTTHRHASKRLATLHRMSEAPYFGRIDFIEEGETTEEQVYIGIATLSDDSGEDFLIYDWRAPISSVYYDYQPGDASYVTPGGVIQGRLEKKWQYLIRGGVLQSMFDTSLTIGDEVLQQVLGKGTNKHMHSIVATIQQEQNRIIRHDHRKLLIVHGPAGSGKTSAALQRIAYLLYKYRDSLNADQIILFSPNTLFNSYVSNVLPELGEENMQQVTFQEYVNHRLSKNYQVENPYVQLEYVLTATDSPSYQSRVASIRFKASPLFFEAIEAYRESLEGSGILFKDLLLRGKTIVSGEQIAERFYRKDTSLRFHNRLEKLKDWLLNKLKEAQKVEQHESWVQERIELLSDEEYNKAHAYLAKKRGFKRDSIADYEMDTKELSQLIVQQRLKPLRKQVREFEFIDMKGIYKQLFADPLAIKQWMNGDTPTEWPAICQATLTMLDEDQLYYEDATPFLLLNELIKGFQANRTIKHIVVDEAQDYSPFQFEFLRRLFPSAKMTVLGDFNQAIFAHASDTSDFNILTNIFGSDETEVINMARSYRSTKPIIEFTRKLVPNGDQIVPFEREGDKPVLKQVDNHVELHRSIVSKVADYQDAGYNTIAIIGKSAEESRSAFEALSAIDDIKLLKIGSMEYEQGVIVVPAYLAKGIEFDAVIIYDASEHVYGDESLRRIFYTACTRAMHDLQLYSVGEPTPLLETVPRDCFILAK
- a CDS encoding carbohydrate ABC transporter permease; translated protein: MEEVEVAAKKRDARRSASAPAYFDNIHTKRKLLSLINFILLAAGSLLILSPIWWMISTSLKSMAEVMTYPPTFYPHEWNWGNYIKTWKAAPFDTYAINTITITMLVVIGSVLVNSFIAYGFAKVPFKGRGILFAVVLSTMMIPGFVTLIPQYVLFSKLQWINTYYPLVVPAFFGSAFFIFLLRQFYMTIPNELIEAAKIEGASHFRIWWTIGLPLTKPALATVAIFSFNGAWNDFLGPLLYLNDESLYTLQLGLQVFKGEMNTQWNYLMAGSLLVLLPVIILFFFFQKYFIQGINLQSGGK
- a CDS encoding carbohydrate ABC transporter permease; this encodes MRKKLNYKRMEGLQGYVFILPWIVGFIAFTAGPLIFSFAASFTNYNITSQMDFVGFENYENLFTADNLFWTSLYNTLYYVLFSIPLTTAGAIFLSALLNQDVPGIRFFRTIYYLPAVLSGVGVYLLWMQLLDPGTGLVNTALGWFGIPGPNWLFDPDWTKPALIFMKMWSVGGGMLLYLASMQGVSKSLYEAAKIDGASSWQQFRFITIPMITPVIFFDIVTSLIGGFQIFQEAYVMSNGEGGPVNSMLFYNLYMWKKAFESFDMGYAMAMSWILFIIVFIITIINLKLAPRWVHYEGEER
- a CDS encoding ABC transporter ATP-binding protein; its protein translation is MSKIVLKNVYKHFDKKVTAVSDFNLTVEDGEFIVLVGPSGCGKSTVLRMIAGLEEISSGEFYIDGKLMNDVPPKNRDIAMVFQNYALYPHMTVFDNMAFGLKIRKFQKDKIKKRVEEAAELLGLEDLLHRKPKALSGGQRQRVALGRSIVRDAKLFLMDEPLSNLDAKLRFQMRAEIAKLHQRLKTTSIYVTHDQTEAMTMASRIIIMKDGVIQQIGTPKDVYDNPENTFVGGFIGSPSMNFFDGRIVDSQFVADDVYITIPEEKMAYLREQGYAGKELTLGIRPEHIHLLTGEEEAELTNSILSKIIVSELTGADTLLYSMLGTQEMIAEVESRTNVTAGEDVYLTFNMDCAHFFDKETGVRIRPEKSAVLVG
- a CDS encoding ABC transporter substrate-binding protein, coding for MFRKKLMPLFFVMLLILSGCAGFKTGDSKSADSGDKVVIDFWSFWGSEIRRPVIDKIVADFNESQDKIEVKHTFVPWGDIWTKELAAIAAKNPPDVVINDINATALRGQKNQAMNLSQFLEKDDISDRFYEELWNATLYEGDSYGIPFNTDTRILFYNKTAFKEAGLDPEKPPATWEELWEYAEKLDVKNGDTYDRIGFYPLWGVNSDVWMLNSDGKNFFDEDGAPIIDTEANRETLEWVLDWHEKYGANTINSYKSQIDSQQGNPFFNGKLAMYVNTPTFYTQIRDYAPDLDFGVAMLPEREPGSGNTSWGGGFVAEIPQGSKHPEEAWEFIKHLTDAEAQEYWAVKNFDNVANIEAAENAAKNSEMPDRDKVVYQMAIDNMENTLLTPVPVNAPDFMNLVNPELDSILLGKKSIEQGLKDAQQSLEKLIEKSK